In Esox lucius isolate fEsoLuc1 chromosome 6, fEsoLuc1.pri, whole genome shotgun sequence, the following proteins share a genomic window:
- the opn4a gene encoding melanopsin-A isoform X2 yields the protein MGHEGPRHPFPTVDVPDHAHYTIGAVILTIGITGMVGNFLVIYAFSRSRSLKTPANMFIINLAITDLLMCLTQAPIFFTTSMHKRWIFGEKACEMYAFCGALFGICSMITMTVIAVDRYFVITRPLSSIGVLSKKRARLILMAAWVYSLGWSLPPFFGWSAYVPEGLLTSCTWDYVTFTPSVRAYTMLLFTFVFFLPLIVIMYCYFFIFRAIRTTERAVTKINGTGNTRDSIKSFHRLKNEWKTAKVALIVILFYVISWSPYSAVALTSFAGYADFLTPYMNSVPAVIAKASAIHNPIIYAITHPKYRTALAKYIPCLGVLLCVRRRDLRSTNSSFTSIRRSTVTSQTSDISDRLRRTSTIKSRLSSASDSESGWTDVEADLSSMSSRPASRQVSCDISKDMAELPALKPYSSSSFVSKMKSHDSGVFEKNSYDVNDISMTDVGLSYHVLPSTAADLPEFTLTRGLISRIPSIVITSETSPFLPVLRAGSHGSCTRPVSDSERVLSVEQGSTLPSNSSNSDTSTALI from the exons ATGGGTCATGAGGGCCCTCGTCATCCCTTCCCCACGGTGGACGTACCTGACCACGCCCATTACACAATAGGGGCCGTCATCCTGACTATTGGCATCACTGGTATGGTGGGGAACTTTCTGGTCATCTATGCCTTCAGCAG GAGCAGGTCCCTGAAGACTCCAGCCAACATGTTCATCATTAACCTGGCCATCACTGATCTCCTGATGTGTCTCACCCAGGCACCTATTTTCTTCACTACCTCTATGCACAAAAGATGGATCTTTGGAGAGAAAG CTTGTGAGATGTATGCATTCTGCGGGGCCCTGTTTGGCATCTGCTCTATGATCACTATGACGGTGATAGCAGTGGACCGCTACTTCGTCATCACCCGTCCGCTCTCCTCTATCGGAGTGCTTTCTAAAAAGCGGGCCCGGCTTATCCTCATGGCTGCCTGGGTCTACTCGCTCGGCTGGAGCCTGCCCCCTTTCTTTGGCTGGA GTGCCTATGTTCCAGAGGGCCTGTTGACCTCCTGCACCTGGGACTATGTGACCTTCACCCCTTCAGTGCGTGCTTACACCATGCTTCTCTTCACGTTTGTCTTCTTCCTCCCACTCATTGTCATTATGTACTGCTACTTCTTCATCTTCAGAGCCATACGGACAACTGAAAG GGCTGTAACCAAGATTAATGGCACCGGAAACACCAGAGACTCCATCAAGAGTTTTCACCGGCTGAAGAACGAGTGGAAGACGGCTAAGGTCGCCCTGATTGTCATCCTCTTTTACGTCATCTCCTGGTCCCCCTACTCCGCTGTGGCCCTGACATCCTTTGCAGG GTACGCTGATTTTCTAACGCCCTACATGAACTCAGTGCCTGCAGTGATCGCCAAGGCTTCAGCCATTCACAACCCCATCATATACGCCATCACCCACCCCAAATACAG GACGGCCTTAGCCAAGTACATTCCGTGCCTGGGGGTGTTGCTGTGTGTACGTAGACGAGACCTGCGCTCCACCAACAGCAGCTTCACGTCCATCCGCCGCTCCACCGTCACCAGCCAGACGTCCGACATCAGCGACCGCTTACGCCGCACCAGCACCATTAAGTCCCgcctctcctctgcctctgacAGCGAATCG GGCTGGACAGACGTGGAGGCTGACCTGTCCAGTATGAGCTCCAGGCCGGCTAGCCGCCAGGTGTCCTGTGATATCAGCAAGGACATGGCTGAACTCCCAGCTCTCAAACCTTACAGCTCCTCCAGCTTTGTGTCCAAGATGAAGAGCCATGACTCAGGTGTCTTTGAGAAG AACTCTTATGATGTGAACGACATCTCCATGACAGACGTGGGACTCAGTTACCATGTCTTGCCTTCCACT GCAGCTGATTTGCCGGAATTCACCTTAACAAGAGGACTGATCAGCCGGATCCCCAGTATAGTCATCACCTCAGAAACCAGCCCATTCTTACCCGTCCTTAGGGCCGGTTCCCATGGTTCCTGTACCAGGCCAGTCAGTGACAGTGAAAGGGTTTTGAGTGTTGAGCAGGGGTCAACACTTCCTTCAAACTCCTCCAACAGTGACACCTCGACCGCTCTCATCTGA
- the opn4a gene encoding melanopsin-A isoform X1 → MSSAGGAMSGSLRSGRKGVSCLIQDQNCTRFVDTLSWNHTVINEYGLEDVPSATPSVAMGHEGPRHPFPTVDVPDHAHYTIGAVILTIGITGMVGNFLVIYAFSRSRSLKTPANMFIINLAITDLLMCLTQAPIFFTTSMHKRWIFGEKACEMYAFCGALFGICSMITMTVIAVDRYFVITRPLSSIGVLSKKRARLILMAAWVYSLGWSLPPFFGWSAYVPEGLLTSCTWDYVTFTPSVRAYTMLLFTFVFFLPLIVIMYCYFFIFRAIRTTERAVTKINGTGNTRDSIKSFHRLKNEWKTAKVALIVILFYVISWSPYSAVALTSFAGYADFLTPYMNSVPAVIAKASAIHNPIIYAITHPKYRTALAKYIPCLGVLLCVRRRDLRSTNSSFTSIRRSTVTSQTSDISDRLRRTSTIKSRLSSASDSESGWTDVEADLSSMSSRPASRQVSCDISKDMAELPALKPYSSSSFVSKMKSHDSGVFEKNSYDVNDISMTDVGLSYHVLPSTAADLPEFTLTRGLISRIPSIVITSETSPFLPVLRAGSHGSCTRPVSDSERVLSVEQGSTLPSNSSNSDTSTALI, encoded by the exons GTGGCCATGGGTCATGAGGGCCCTCGTCATCCCTTCCCCACGGTGGACGTACCTGACCACGCCCATTACACAATAGGGGCCGTCATCCTGACTATTGGCATCACTGGTATGGTGGGGAACTTTCTGGTCATCTATGCCTTCAGCAG GAGCAGGTCCCTGAAGACTCCAGCCAACATGTTCATCATTAACCTGGCCATCACTGATCTCCTGATGTGTCTCACCCAGGCACCTATTTTCTTCACTACCTCTATGCACAAAAGATGGATCTTTGGAGAGAAAG CTTGTGAGATGTATGCATTCTGCGGGGCCCTGTTTGGCATCTGCTCTATGATCACTATGACGGTGATAGCAGTGGACCGCTACTTCGTCATCACCCGTCCGCTCTCCTCTATCGGAGTGCTTTCTAAAAAGCGGGCCCGGCTTATCCTCATGGCTGCCTGGGTCTACTCGCTCGGCTGGAGCCTGCCCCCTTTCTTTGGCTGGA GTGCCTATGTTCCAGAGGGCCTGTTGACCTCCTGCACCTGGGACTATGTGACCTTCACCCCTTCAGTGCGTGCTTACACCATGCTTCTCTTCACGTTTGTCTTCTTCCTCCCACTCATTGTCATTATGTACTGCTACTTCTTCATCTTCAGAGCCATACGGACAACTGAAAG GGCTGTAACCAAGATTAATGGCACCGGAAACACCAGAGACTCCATCAAGAGTTTTCACCGGCTGAAGAACGAGTGGAAGACGGCTAAGGTCGCCCTGATTGTCATCCTCTTTTACGTCATCTCCTGGTCCCCCTACTCCGCTGTGGCCCTGACATCCTTTGCAGG GTACGCTGATTTTCTAACGCCCTACATGAACTCAGTGCCTGCAGTGATCGCCAAGGCTTCAGCCATTCACAACCCCATCATATACGCCATCACCCACCCCAAATACAG GACGGCCTTAGCCAAGTACATTCCGTGCCTGGGGGTGTTGCTGTGTGTACGTAGACGAGACCTGCGCTCCACCAACAGCAGCTTCACGTCCATCCGCCGCTCCACCGTCACCAGCCAGACGTCCGACATCAGCGACCGCTTACGCCGCACCAGCACCATTAAGTCCCgcctctcctctgcctctgacAGCGAATCG GGCTGGACAGACGTGGAGGCTGACCTGTCCAGTATGAGCTCCAGGCCGGCTAGCCGCCAGGTGTCCTGTGATATCAGCAAGGACATGGCTGAACTCCCAGCTCTCAAACCTTACAGCTCCTCCAGCTTTGTGTCCAAGATGAAGAGCCATGACTCAGGTGTCTTTGAGAAG AACTCTTATGATGTGAACGACATCTCCATGACAGACGTGGGACTCAGTTACCATGTCTTGCCTTCCACT GCAGCTGATTTGCCGGAATTCACCTTAACAAGAGGACTGATCAGCCGGATCCCCAGTATAGTCATCACCTCAGAAACCAGCCCATTCTTACCCGTCCTTAGGGCCGGTTCCCATGGTTCCTGTACCAGGCCAGTCAGTGACAGTGAAAGGGTTTTGAGTGTTGAGCAGGGGTCAACACTTCCTTCAAACTCCTCCAACAGTGACACCTCGACCGCTCTCATCTGA